In Chloroflexota bacterium, a single genomic region encodes these proteins:
- a CDS encoding helix-turn-helix transcriptional regulator, with the protein MSVRHAVLGLLAQRPRHGYELRAAFQAVVGGEENWEVKPAQIYTTLMRLEQSGLVVEDSVGQDAGPEKRIYALTPAGRKTLREWFACGSAPEHQRDEFFIKLMIGLVSEVAEPDKLIQTQRAYLFRELHAVTEQRHRANPRMELAKILLLDKVVMHLEADLRWLDMTEARLDEIQRQPLPEPETKPRGRPKKI; encoded by the coding sequence ATGTCGGTCCGCCACGCCGTTTTGGGATTGCTCGCTCAACGCCCGCGCCACGGGTACGAATTGCGCGCGGCGTTTCAAGCCGTTGTCGGCGGCGAGGAGAATTGGGAGGTCAAGCCGGCGCAGATTTATACAACGTTGATGCGCTTGGAGCAGAGCGGCTTGGTGGTTGAAGATTCGGTTGGGCAAGATGCGGGACCTGAAAAACGCATTTATGCGCTCACGCCCGCCGGACGCAAAACACTGCGCGAGTGGTTTGCCTGCGGTAGCGCCCCCGAACATCAGCGCGACGAGTTCTTTATCAAATTGATGATCGGTCTTGTCTCCGAGGTCGCCGAGCCGGACAAACTGATTCAGACTCAACGCGCGTATCTTTTCCGCGAATTGCACGCGGTCACCGAGCAACGTCATCGCGCAAATCCGCGAATGGAACTGGCGAAAATCTTGTTGCTCGACAAAGTGGTCATGCACTTGGAAGCCGATTTGCGCTGGCTCGATATGACCGAAGCCCGGCTCGATGAAATTCAACGGCAGCCGCTCCCGGAGCCGGAAACCAAACCCAGGGGCAGACCCAAGAAAATTTAA
- a CDS encoding FAD-binding protein produces the protein MFKHQVIVIGGGLAGLRAAVETAMMGVDTAVLSLLYPVRSHSGAAQGGVNAALANMPECKDDSPAKHAYDTIKGSDFLADQDCAEIMTTDAPKRIYELEHWGVPFSRTEDGRIAQRPFGGAGYPRTCYAADKTGLYILHTLNEQAVKHKVKVYNEWAALSLANDGMMNHGLVALNLQTGEIAPFAADAVVFATGGAGRIYKRTSNAMQSTGYCLGVAYKAGIPLKDMEFIQFHPTTIVGTNILMTEGARGEGGYLVNNQGERFMQKYAPKAMELAPRDIVSRSIQIEINEGRGFPDGGGCVHLDLRHLGREKILERLPGIRDLAISFLGIDCIENPVPVQPGQHFIMGGIDTDKDGATILPGAFAAGECASVSVHGANRLGGNSLLECVVMGQRAGAAAGKFVQGKASAIKEAVLNDAAQKTSAEVDALLKSDGKERLVTLRDAMAQTMTDKIGIFREEKAMREALATIQELRVRFRHIGVDAKNRKFNLDLLRTIELGGMLDAAESIAAGAVARQESRGAHSRLDFKTRDDVNWMKHTLAHYTPDGARLDYEPVVLTKWQPEERKY, from the coding sequence ATGTTCAAACATCAAGTCATTGTCATCGGCGGCGGTCTCGCCGGTTTACGCGCGGCGGTTGAAACCGCGATGATGGGCGTGGACACCGCCGTGCTTTCACTGCTCTATCCGGTGCGATCGCACTCGGGCGCGGCGCAGGGCGGCGTCAACGCCGCGCTCGCCAACATGCCGGAATGCAAGGATGATTCACCGGCGAAACACGCGTACGACACGATCAAGGGTTCGGACTTTTTAGCCGACCAAGATTGCGCGGAAATTATGACGACCGACGCGCCCAAACGCATTTACGAACTCGAACATTGGGGCGTACCATTCAGTCGCACCGAGGATGGTCGCATCGCGCAACGCCCGTTCGGCGGCGCGGGTTATCCGCGCACGTGTTACGCGGCGGACAAGACCGGTCTCTACATTTTGCACACGCTCAACGAGCAAGCGGTCAAGCACAAGGTCAAGGTCTACAACGAATGGGCGGCGCTCTCGCTCGCGAACGATGGGATGATGAATCACGGCTTGGTCGCGCTGAATTTACAGACCGGCGAAATCGCGCCATTCGCGGCGGATGCGGTTGTGTTTGCGACTGGCGGCGCGGGACGCATTTACAAACGCACGTCGAACGCGATGCAGTCCACCGGCTATTGTCTCGGTGTCGCGTACAAAGCCGGCATTCCGCTGAAAGATATGGAGTTCATCCAATTTCACCCGACGACCATCGTCGGCACGAACATTTTGATGACCGAAGGCGCGCGCGGCGAAGGCGGCTATCTCGTCAACAATCAAGGCGAGCGCTTTATGCAAAAGTACGCGCCCAAGGCGATGGAACTCGCGCCGCGCGACATCGTGTCGCGTTCGATTCAAATCGAAATCAACGAGGGGCGCGGATTCCCGGATGGCGGCGGATGCGTGCATCTCGACTTGCGCCACCTGGGTCGCGAGAAAATTTTGGAACGCTTGCCCGGCATTCGCGACCTCGCGATCAGTTTCCTGGGAATTGACTGCATCGAAAATCCGGTGCCCGTGCAACCCGGCCAGCATTTTATCATGGGCGGCATTGACACCGACAAAGACGGCGCAACGATCTTGCCCGGCGCGTTCGCAGCCGGTGAGTGCGCGTCGGTCAGTGTGCACGGGGCGAATCGTCTCGGCGGCAACAGTCTGCTCGAATGCGTCGTGATGGGTCAGCGCGCCGGCGCGGCGGCAGGCAAGTTCGTGCAGGGCAAAGCGAGCGCGATCAAAGAAGCCGTGCTCAACGACGCCGCGCAGAAAACGTCGGCGGAAGTGGACGCGTTGTTAAAGTCAGACGGCAAGGAACGACTCGTGACTCTGCGCGACGCGATGGCGCAAACGATGACGGACAAGATCGGTATTTTCCGCGAAGAGAAAGCCATGCGTGAAGCGCTCGCAACGATTCAGGAATTGCGCGTACGCTTTCGTCACATCGGCGTGGATGCCAAGAATCGCAAGTTCAATCTCGATTTGTTGCGCACGATTGAACTGGGCGGCATGCTCGACGCGGCAGAATCCATCGCGGCGGGCGCGGTCGCACGACAAGAATCGCGTGGCGCGCACTCGCGGCTCGATTTCAAAACGCGCGATGATGTGAACTGGATGAAGCACACGCTCGCGCATTACACGCCCGACGGCGCGCGTCTCGATTACGAACCGGTTGTGCTGACCAAGTGGCAGCCGGAGGAACGCAAATACTAG
- a CDS encoding GxxExxY protein: MTETATFKHKAITEKILSVFFKKVYHTLGYGVLEKVYEYAMALELRCAGLRVEQQAKIDGSYAGEIVGEYFADLLVDNAVIVELKATKAISEDHEAQLLNYLRATPYEVGLLLNFGPKAEFRHKAYDNERKTAAWLK, encoded by the coding sequence ATGACTGAAACCGCGACGTTCAAGCACAAGGCAATCACCGAAAAGATTCTGTCGGTTTTTTTCAAAAAAGTATATCACACACTCGGTTATGGAGTTTTGGAAAAAGTGTACGAATATGCCATGGCACTAGAATTGCGATGTGCAGGATTACGCGTAGAACAACAAGCCAAGATTGATGGGAGTTACGCCGGAGAAATCGTCGGAGAATATTTTGCTGATTTGCTCGTTGATAATGCAGTAATTGTTGAACTCAAAGCGACAAAGGCAATTTCCGAAGACCATGAAGCGCAACTCTTGAATTATTTGCGAGCAACGCCCTACGAAGTGGGACTGCTACTCAATTTTGGACCTAAAGCAGAATTTCGCCACAAGGCGTACGACAACGAACGCAAGACTGCAGCATGGCTCAAATAA
- a CDS encoding NAD(P)H-dependent oxidoreductase subunit E — MRSRDLRSVPLAPALTPAEDDPVIIPEQRAKMDAIIAEHSKKPGSMMVILNEIQAEIGHISRPMQNYLAEKLRVPLKDVYGVVTFYSFFTMKPRGKHRIAFCLGTACYVGGAEMLIEKAEQILGVKLGETTPDKKFTLEPCRCLGACSQAPAVMVDSNLHGRNAPDKIITVLRKYEKIENR, encoded by the coding sequence ATGCGTTCACGTGATTTGCGTTCCGTACCGCTCGCGCCCGCGCTCACCCCGGCGGAAGACGATCCGGTCATCATCCCCGAACAACGCGCCAAAATGGATGCGATCATCGCCGAGCATTCCAAGAAACCCGGCTCGATGATGGTCATCCTCAACGAGATTCAAGCGGAGATCGGTCACATCTCGCGACCGATGCAAAATTACCTCGCGGAAAAATTACGCGTACCGCTCAAAGACGTATACGGCGTCGTCACCTTTTACTCGTTCTTCACGATGAAACCGCGCGGCAAACATCGCATCGCGTTCTGTCTGGGCACGGCTTGTTACGTCGGCGGCGCGGAAATGCTGATCGAGAAAGCGGAACAAATCCTGGGTGTGAAACTCGGCGAAACGACGCCCGATAAAAAGTTCACGCTCGAACCGTGCCGCTGTCTCGGCGCGTGTTCGCAAGCGCCGGCGGTGATGGTGGACAGCAATCTGCACGGTCGCAACGCGCCGGACAAGATCATTACCGTGCTCCGCAAGTACGAGAAAATCGAGAATCGGTAG
- a CDS encoding succinate dehydrogenase iron-sulfur subunit: MTNSIKLTIYRRDPDLDTAPKYQTYEIQPEPGQTVLMALYHLLDNVDKSLAFRASCRSAVCGSCGMHINGKNRLACETQLSTLGNEVLIEPLPHLPVLKDLVVDMTTFWDKYERVRPYLISMKNPPPSGKERVQSIADRKKIDEYIDCILCACCHSSCSLDWWDKEYLGPAALGKMYRFVADSRDEGELERLKIVASEEGVFRCHTLFNCTEECPKKISPTFAIQEMKKKIMWAKLTGKL; encoded by the coding sequence ATGACCAACTCGATCAAACTCACCATCTACCGGCGCGACCCCGACCTGGACACCGCGCCCAAATATCAGACGTACGAGATTCAGCCGGAACCCGGGCAAACGGTGTTGATGGCGTTGTACCACCTGCTCGACAATGTGGACAAGTCGCTCGCGTTTCGCGCATCGTGCCGCAGCGCGGTGTGCGGCAGTTGCGGGATGCACATCAACGGCAAAAACCGGCTCGCGTGCGAAACGCAGCTCTCGACGCTCGGCAACGAAGTACTCATCGAACCCCTGCCACACTTGCCGGTGCTGAAAGATTTGGTCGTGGACATGACGACGTTCTGGGACAAGTACGAACGCGTGCGCCCGTACCTCATCTCAATGAAGAATCCGCCCCCTTCGGGAAAGGAACGCGTCCAATCCATCGCCGACCGCAAAAAGATTGACGAGTACATTGATTGCATTTTGTGCGCGTGCTGTCACTCGTCGTGCTCGCTCGATTGGTGGGACAAGGAATACCTGGGTCCCGCCGCGCTCGGCAAGATGTATCGTTTCGTCGCGGACTCGCGCGACGAAGGCGAACTCGAACGCTTGAAAATCGTCGCGAGCGAAGAAGGTGTGTTCCGGTGCCACACGCTCTTCAACTGCACCGAGGAATGCCCGAAGAAAATTTCGCCGACGTTCGCGATTCAGGAGATGAAGAAGAAAATCATGTGGGCGAAGTTGACAGGAAAGTTGTGA
- a CDS encoding radical SAM protein, with product MDTQAKLDLLGSGAQADLACGKCGEGQTRVRDDIGRWIYPAVRPDGKTVKMLKILQSNACEKDCFYCATRRGRDVQRATFKPDELAETFDQIHRARLAEAIFISSGVVGGGTRTMERMLATAELLRGKYEFRGYLHLKLMPGAEAATIERALQLADRVSVNLEAPSSEHLNKLSSTKRYTEELLAPLQIARKLIANNPALAGKTMTTQFVVGAADEHDRDILTRTTMLYRDLQMARVYFSAFQPIENTPLENRAPTPLVRENRLYQTDFLFRQYGFTFDDLVFDASGNLPVESDPKTMWAIKHPEFFPIELNRASREQLLRIPGIGPRSVSRILATRRALPFHAIEQLARVGADASRAAPFVLLNGRAPARQLALW from the coding sequence ATGGACACGCAAGCGAAACTCGATCTGCTCGGTTCCGGCGCGCAAGCCGACCTCGCGTGCGGCAAATGTGGCGAGGGTCAGACGCGCGTGCGCGATGACATCGGGCGGTGGATTTATCCGGCGGTGCGTCCCGACGGCAAGACCGTCAAGATGCTGAAAATCTTGCAGTCGAACGCGTGCGAGAAAGATTGCTTTTACTGCGCGACGCGACGCGGGCGCGATGTCCAACGCGCGACGTTCAAGCCGGATGAACTTGCGGAAACCTTCGATCAGATTCATCGCGCACGGCTCGCCGAAGCGATTTTTATTTCGAGCGGAGTGGTCGGCGGCGGCACGCGCACGATGGAGCGTATGTTGGCGACCGCGGAACTGTTGCGCGGCAAGTACGAATTTCGCGGCTACTTGCATTTAAAGTTGATGCCTGGCGCGGAAGCCGCCACGATCGAACGCGCGCTCCAACTCGCCGACCGCGTATCGGTCAACCTCGAAGCGCCTTCGTCCGAGCATCTCAATAAATTGTCCTCGACCAAACGCTACACCGAAGAATTGCTCGCGCCGCTCCAGATCGCGCGCAAGTTGATCGCGAACAATCCCGCGCTCGCGGGCAAAACGATGACGACGCAATTCGTCGTCGGCGCGGCGGACGAACACGACCGCGACATTCTCACGCGTACGACGATGCTTTATCGCGATTTGCAAATGGCGCGCGTGTACTTTTCTGCGTTCCAGCCGATTGAAAACACGCCGCTCGAAAATCGCGCGCCGACTCCGCTCGTGCGCGAGAATCGGTTGTATCAAACCGATTTCCTCTTTCGTCAGTACGGATTTACCTTTGACGATTTGGTGTTCGACGCGAGCGGCAATCTGCCGGTCGAATCCGATCCCAAGACGATGTGGGCGATCAAGCACCCCGAGTTTTTCCCCATCGAGTTGAACCGCGCGAGTCGCGAGCAACTGTTGCGGATTCCGGGTATCGGACCGCGCTCGGTTTCGCGCATCCTCGCGACGCGGCGCGCTCTTCCTTTTCACGCGATTGAGCAACTCGCGCGCGTTGGCGCAGACGCCAGTCGCGCCGCGCCATTCGTTTTGCTGAACGGTCGCGCACCCGCGCGGCAACTCGCGTTGTGGTGA
- the sdhD gene encoding succinate dehydrogenase, hydrophobic membrane anchor protein, which yields MTTQSATPQGVWAWIWQRITAVLLVVLLGTHLAVLHYVDENLSINFFGVAARFKSVLYLIIDSGLLVFGLYHGLNGVRNVLFDFVVDENKRRALTALMWIVLLGFAGWGAYALMFFVTK from the coding sequence ATGACGACACAATCTGCAACCCCGCAAGGCGTGTGGGCGTGGATTTGGCAACGCATCACCGCCGTCCTGCTCGTCGTTCTTCTCGGCACGCACCTCGCCGTGCTGCATTACGTAGACGAAAATCTCAGCATTAATTTTTTCGGCGTCGCCGCGCGTTTCAAAAGCGTGTTGTACCTGATCATTGACAGCGGCTTGCTCGTGTTCGGTTTGTATCACGGACTCAACGGCGTACGCAATGTGCTATTCGATTTTGTCGTGGACGAAAACAAACGGCGCGCGCTCACCGCATTGATGTGGATCGTCCTGCTCGGCTTTGCGGGCTGGGGCGCGTACGCATTGATGTTCTTTGTGACGAAATAA
- a CDS encoding ABC transporter ATP-binding protein, with translation MSIIQAENLTKVYGTGDTTVTALNRVSIQVNAGEFVAVMGPSGCGKSTLLHLLGGLDRPTNGIVTIDGQPLSKLSDNALSQLRRRKIGYVFQFFNLIPILSAVENAALPLTLDGVNSAQSKQKAIDWLTKVGLGSRLRNNPDQLSAGQQQRVAIARALITEPALVLADEPTGNLDTKSSDEIAVLLKQVAKEWGRAVLMVTHDPRIAAYADRIIFLKDGTVVNETLLEAARTDNVERVAAQVKAMA, from the coding sequence ATGTCCATTATTCAAGCGGAGAATCTAACCAAAGTGTACGGCACGGGCGATACAACGGTGACCGCGCTCAATCGCGTAAGCATCCAGGTCAATGCCGGCGAATTCGTCGCGGTGATGGGACCGAGCGGGTGCGGCAAATCCACCTTGTTGCATTTGCTCGGCGGATTGGATCGTCCGACGAATGGCATTGTCACGATTGATGGACAGCCACTCAGCAAGTTGTCCGACAACGCGCTCTCGCAACTGCGCCGACGTAAAATTGGTTACGTGTTCCAATTCTTCAACCTTATTCCGATTTTGTCGGCGGTCGAGAATGCCGCGCTGCCGCTCACGCTCGATGGCGTGAATTCCGCCCAGTCGAAACAAAAAGCAATTGATTGGCTAACCAAGGTTGGACTCGGTAGTCGGCTACGCAACAATCCCGATCAATTGTCCGCAGGACAGCAACAACGCGTCGCCATCGCGCGCGCGCTCATCACCGAACCCGCGCTTGTTCTTGCGGACGAACCGACCGGCAACCTCGATACAAAATCGTCGGATGAAATCGCCGTACTGTTGAAGCAGGTCGCCAAAGAGTGGGGACGCGCTGTGTTGATGGTCACACACGATCCACGCATCGCCGCGTACGCGGACCGCATCATTTTTCTCAAAGACGGTACGGTGGTGAACGAGACGCTATTGGAAGCTGCGCGCACGGACAACGTGGAACGAGTCGCGGCTCAGGTCAAAGCGATGGCGTGA
- the nuoF gene encoding NADH-quinone oxidoreductase subunit NuoF yields the protein MPVTTLDDLKTIKEQALPKRAERLAHASAAQDSEIRPPTPKEKRVILARCGVIDPEDVYDYIAEDGYTALLKALTTMTPRQVIDEVLKSGLRGRGGAGFPAAKKWEFAAAQQSDVKYMICNADEGDPGAFMNRSVLENDPHAVLEGMIIAGYAFGAHQGYIYCRAEYPIAVKRIQLAIKQARELGLLGKNILGSTFSFDIEVRIGAGAFVCGEETALMASIEGKRGEPRPRPPFPAVAGLWGKPTIINNVETLANVGNIIRNGAEWFTQFGNEKNKGTKTFTLAGDVVRTGLIEVPLGITLGEVVYEVAGGIKDGKKFKAIQTGGPMGGCIPEHLLETPMDYENLGAIGSIMGSGGLVVMDEGTCMVDIARFFMDFTQDESCGKCVPCRIGTRRILEILTRICEGEGEEGDIERLESLSKYIVAGSLCGLGQGAPNPVLTTIKHFRHEYEAHIKDKKCPAKVCRKLITYRITDDCPGCMVCARNCPSKAISGEKQKVHWINPELCESCGICMSVCKFNTIVVD from the coding sequence ATGCCTGTCACCACTTTGGACGATTTGAAAACGATCAAGGAACAAGCCCTGCCCAAGCGCGCGGAACGATTGGCGCACGCCTCAGCCGCACAAGATTCTGAAATTCGTCCGCCAACGCCGAAAGAAAAACGCGTGATTCTTGCGCGGTGTGGCGTCATTGATCCGGAAGACGTCTACGATTACATCGCCGAGGATGGATACACCGCGCTGTTGAAAGCATTAACAACGATGACGCCGCGTCAAGTGATTGACGAAGTGTTGAAATCCGGTTTGCGCGGACGCGGCGGCGCGGGTTTTCCTGCCGCGAAAAAGTGGGAGTTCGCGGCGGCGCAACAATCGGACGTCAAGTACATGATCTGCAACGCGGACGAAGGCGACCCCGGTGCGTTTATGAACCGCAGTGTGTTGGAGAACGATCCGCACGCGGTCCTCGAAGGCATGATCATCGCGGGCTATGCGTTCGGCGCGCACCAGGGTTATATCTACTGCCGCGCCGAATATCCGATCGCGGTCAAACGCATTCAACTCGCGATCAAACAGGCGCGCGAACTGGGTTTGCTCGGCAAAAATATCCTGGGTTCCACTTTTAGCTTTGACATCGAAGTGCGGATCGGCGCGGGCGCGTTCGTCTGCGGCGAAGAGACCGCGCTGATGGCGTCCATCGAAGGCAAGCGCGGCGAGCCGCGTCCACGTCCGCCCTTCCCCGCCGTTGCCGGACTCTGGGGCAAGCCGACCATCATCAACAACGTCGAAACGCTCGCGAATGTTGGCAACATTATTCGCAACGGCGCGGAATGGTTTACGCAATTCGGCAACGAAAAGAACAAGGGCACGAAAACGTTTACGCTCGCTGGCGATGTCGTCCGCACCGGGTTGATCGAAGTGCCGCTCGGCATTACGCTCGGCGAAGTGGTGTACGAAGTGGCGGGCGGCATCAAGGATGGCAAGAAATTCAAGGCGATTCAAACCGGCGGACCGATGGGCGGGTGCATTCCGGAACATCTGCTCGAAACGCCGATGGATTACGAAAACCTGGGCGCGATCGGTTCGATCATGGGGTCGGGCGGACTCGTCGTGATGGACGAAGGCACGTGCATGGTGGACATTGCGCGATTCTTTATGGATTTTACCCAGGATGAATCGTGCGGCAAGTGCGTGCCGTGCCGCATCGGCACGCGGCGCATCCTCGAAATCCTCACGCGCATCTGCGAAGGTGAAGGCGAAGAGGGCGACATCGAACGACTCGAAAGTTTGTCCAAGTACATCGTCGCCGGAAGTCTGTGCGGGCTAGGTCAGGGCGCGCCGAACCCGGTGCTTACGACGATCAAACATTTCCGCCACGAGTACGAAGCGCACATCAAGGACAAGAAATGTCCGGCGAAGGTGTGCCGCAAACTCATCACGTACCGCATCACCGACGACTGTCCCGGTTGTATGGTCTGCGCGCGCAACTGCCCGTCGAAAGCGATCAGCGGTGAAAAACAAAAAGTGCATTGGATCAATCCCGAGTTGTGCGAAAGTTGCGGCATTTGTATGAGCGTGTGCAAGTTCAACACGATTGTCGTGGACTAG
- a CDS encoding lysoplasmalogenase, with the protein MMLLLWLIPFVLFLIGILGPWRDPPEMKTNGRLSRPMRMTLSFSLVIAALASWLGATHTPYAQWVAFGMLASFLGDVILARLIALPSPLIGGMIAFGIAHALYITAFVSTLAQSFDSAVVGMVVGLLFYCSFTIFAWRFWIRNPQKGAVINLGALVYAMIVGTMAAFAFALALARGGGFWLMAIGGLLFVASDLLIGVTDIRGIQIKNANDWIWLTYVGAQMGIVYGGGL; encoded by the coding sequence TTGATGCTATTGTTGTGGCTTATCCCGTTCGTGCTCTTTCTCATCGGCATTCTCGGTCCCTGGCGTGACCCACCGGAAATGAAGACTAACGGACGCTTATCGCGCCCGATGCGGATGACGCTCAGTTTTTCGCTCGTCATCGCCGCGTTGGCAAGCTGGCTTGGCGCAACGCACACGCCGTACGCGCAGTGGGTCGCGTTCGGAATGCTCGCCTCGTTTCTCGGCGATGTGATCCTAGCACGACTGATCGCGTTGCCCAGTCCGTTGATCGGCGGGATGATCGCGTTCGGCATCGCGCACGCGCTGTATATCACAGCATTCGTGAGTACGCTAGCGCAATCGTTCGATAGCGCGGTAGTTGGAATGGTCGTTGGCTTGCTGTTTTACTGTTCATTCACAATTTTCGCGTGGCGGTTCTGGATTCGCAATCCACAAAAAGGTGCGGTAATCAATCTCGGCGCGTTAGTGTACGCAATGATTGTTGGCACGATGGCGGCGTTCGCATTCGCACTCGCCCTCGCACGGGGCGGCGGATTTTGGTTGATGGCAATCGGCGGACTGTTGTTCGTCGCATCCGATTTGCTGATTGGTGTGACAGATATTCGCGGTATTCAAATCAAGAATGCGAACGATTGGATTTGGCTCACGTACGTGGGCGCGCAGATGGGGATTGTTTATGGGGGTGGTTTGTAA
- the sdhC gene encoding succinate dehydrogenase, cytochrome b556 subunit, producing the protein MRLTKHQIYPGRGLGVWAFWLHRLTGLAIAFYLLMHIIVISTVVGGAANFDAAMKFLKAPMFILGEMVLIAAILIHGLNGIRIVLFDLGYGVKHQKEIFIGMMAIAIIPFVLAFGIAWPHIVGG; encoded by the coding sequence ATGCGATTGACCAAACATCAAATCTATCCCGGGCGCGGGTTGGGAGTGTGGGCATTTTGGTTGCATCGCCTCACCGGGTTGGCGATTGCATTTTATTTGTTGATGCACATTATCGTTATTTCGACCGTCGTCGGCGGCGCGGCAAATTTTGACGCCGCGATGAAATTTCTCAAAGCGCCAATGTTCATCTTGGGCGAAATGGTTTTAATCGCCGCGATTCTGATTCATGGCTTGAACGGCATCCGCATTGTGCTGTTCGATCTCGGTTATGGCGTCAAGCATCAAAAAGAAATCTTTATCGGAATGATGGCAATCGCGATCATTCCATTCGTCCTCGCGTTTGGCATCGCGTGGCCCCACATTGTTGGAGGGTAA